One stretch of Hymenobacter chitinivorans DSM 11115 DNA includes these proteins:
- a CDS encoding PspA/IM30 family protein, giving the protein MNIFSRLFKIGQSEAHSAVDQLEDPIKMTEQGLRDLRQDLDKSLHALAEVKAMVIRARNEGADFRAKALDYENKAVLLLQRAHKGDLPTAEADRLAGEALLKKAENEAHATRAAADQEKLAASATQLDQNVQQLKQTISQWENELKTLKARVTVSTATKTINQQLAQIDSSGTVSLLERMKERVAAEEALAESYGQIAQQNRSVDQEIDKALQQSSTGQVATDLQALKDKLGLNSPPQ; this is encoded by the coding sequence ATGAACATTTTCAGCCGCCTCTTCAAAATCGGGCAGTCGGAAGCCCATTCCGCCGTCGACCAACTGGAAGATCCTATCAAAATGACCGAGCAGGGCCTGCGCGACCTGCGCCAGGACCTCGACAAAAGCCTGCACGCCCTGGCCGAAGTGAAGGCTATGGTTATCCGGGCCCGCAACGAGGGGGCCGATTTCCGCGCCAAGGCCCTGGACTACGAAAACAAGGCCGTGCTCCTGCTCCAGCGGGCCCACAAGGGTGATTTGCCCACGGCCGAGGCCGACCGGCTGGCCGGCGAAGCCCTGCTGAAAAAAGCCGAAAACGAGGCCCACGCCACCCGCGCGGCCGCCGATCAGGAGAAGCTTGCCGCCTCGGCCACCCAGCTCGACCAGAACGTGCAGCAGCTCAAGCAAACCATCAGTCAGTGGGAAAACGAGCTCAAAACGCTCAAGGCCCGCGTCACGGTGAGCACCGCCACGAAGACCATCAACCAGCAGCTGGCCCAGATTGACTCCTCGGGCACGGTGAGCTTGCTCGAGCGGATGAAGGAGCGCGTGGCCGCCGAGGAAGCCCTGGCCGAATCCTACGGACAGATTGCCCAGCAAAACCGCTCCGTCGACCAGGAAATCGACAAGGCCCTGCAGCAGAGCAGCACCGGGCAGGTCGCCACCGACCTGCAGGCTCTCAAGGACAAGCTGGGACTCAATTCGCCGCCGCAGTAA
- a CDS encoding PH domain-containing protein, translated as MTTRVFPAKISWWLFGPILALLLGNAAYAVLAGEWLKALIPLSAGAFVAFLLLSTRYTLTDAELHVTAGPFAWRVPVQSITRIRPTHNPLSSPAPSLDRLEISYHTFNKLLISPRDKAAFVAALQQLNPAIVLE; from the coding sequence ATGACTACCCGTGTATTTCCCGCCAAAATTAGCTGGTGGCTTTTCGGCCCCATCCTGGCGCTGCTGCTCGGCAACGCGGCCTACGCTGTGCTGGCCGGCGAGTGGCTGAAAGCCCTGATTCCGTTGAGTGCCGGGGCGTTTGTCGCCTTTCTGCTGCTGAGCACGCGCTACACGCTCACCGACGCCGAGCTGCACGTGACGGCAGGGCCGTTTGCCTGGCGAGTACCGGTGCAGAGCATTACCCGAATCCGGCCCACGCACAACCCGCTCAGCTCCCCGGCGCCCTCGCTCGACCGACTCGAAATCAGTTATCATACCTTTAACAAGCTCCTGATTTCGCCCCGCGACAAAGCTGCTTTCGTAGCGGCCCTGCAACAGCTCAACCCGGCAATTGTGCTGGAATAA